A region of Pirellulaceae bacterium DNA encodes the following proteins:
- the sppA gene encoding signal peptide peptidase SppA, which translates to MEPRNQGNPADQGTPAASSRGSSGSANAPIQAETLSSNTREASGSQVVYVPQPVSFMRSWIAWLGWVGCFICLAVIFSLFARFSDYFDNSGGIEERYHSHAKAARDKIAVIQVNGVIASGNGFVKRQIDRVNSDENVKAVVLRINSPGGTITGSDFIYHHLREMKKERDIPIVVSMGGIAASGGYYVAMTVGDDEKTIYAEPTSTTGSIGVIIPHYDLSGLLEKYDVKDDSIVSHPRKQMLSMTRPIDPEDRRVLEAYLQDAFGRFKDVVKSGRPALRENDAALNKLATGEIFTATQAQANGLVDELGFIEDAIDRAIELAGLEDESVRVVEYKSPVTLLSAFTSAQAQRGELPDLAALMELSVPRAYYMVTSLPPLMRMNSLKLAD; encoded by the coding sequence ATGGAACCTAGAAATCAAGGCAATCCGGCAGATCAAGGCACCCCAGCCGCATCAAGCAGAGGTTCAAGCGGGTCAGCTAATGCTCCGATCCAGGCGGAGACACTCTCATCCAATACGAGGGAGGCAAGCGGTTCTCAGGTCGTTTACGTGCCCCAACCGGTCAGTTTCATGCGATCATGGATCGCCTGGTTGGGGTGGGTGGGCTGCTTTATTTGCTTGGCTGTAATTTTCAGCCTGTTTGCTCGATTTAGCGATTACTTTGACAACAGCGGTGGCATCGAGGAACGCTATCACTCCCATGCCAAAGCTGCCCGGGACAAAATCGCGGTGATCCAGGTAAACGGCGTGATTGCATCGGGTAATGGATTTGTGAAACGACAAATCGATCGAGTGAATTCGGACGAAAATGTGAAGGCTGTCGTGTTGCGCATCAACTCGCCTGGCGGCACAATCACTGGGTCTGACTTCATTTATCACCATCTGCGCGAAATGAAGAAGGAGCGTGACATTCCCATTGTTGTCAGCATGGGGGGGATTGCGGCGAGCGGTGGATATTATGTTGCGATGACGGTTGGCGACGACGAAAAGACGATCTACGCTGAACCTACCTCAACGACGGGTTCGATTGGCGTGATCATTCCGCACTATGACCTGAGTGGACTCCTGGAGAAATACGATGTTAAGGATGACTCAATTGTGAGCCACCCACGCAAGCAGATGTTGAGCATGACTCGGCCGATTGATCCCGAAGATCGGCGCGTTTTGGAAGCTTATTTGCAAGATGCGTTTGGTCGGTTCAAAGACGTTGTTAAATCAGGACGCCCCGCCTTGCGTGAGAACGATGCGGCGTTGAACAAACTGGCGACGGGGGAGATTTTTACGGCAACTCAGGCTCAGGCCAATGGTTTAGTCGACGAATTGGGCTTCATCGAGGATGCGATCGACCGAGCCATTGAATTGGCGGGTCTGGAGGACGAGTCGGTTCGAGTCGTTGAATACAAGTCCCCCGTGACGCTCTTGAGCGCATTTACCTCCGCCCAGGCTCAGCGAGGTGAGCTTCCGGATTTAGCTGCCTTGATGGAGCTGTCCGTGCCTCGTGCCTACTACATGGTGACCAGCTTACCACCATTGATGAGGATGAACTCGCTAAAGCTCGCCGATTGA
- a CDS encoding molybdopterin-dependent oxidoreductase has translation MTTASVLRIEGELASPCEFSLDDLRQLDPVWQVKDVTRLGARRGGDAVRLAGLLAAVGSREAVTHLGLHGSRDDFHASIPLQPVKESAIIIYQRDGQPLDVAAGGPFRFFIPNHSACHTSEIDECANVKFLDRIELTVGKGYDNRPQDDEEHAKLHEQEE, from the coding sequence ATGACTACCGCCTCTGTGTTACGTATTGAGGGTGAGCTCGCTTCGCCCTGTGAATTTAGTCTTGATGACCTTCGCCAGCTCGACCCCGTTTGGCAAGTAAAAGATGTGACGCGTTTGGGTGCTCGGCGCGGTGGAGATGCTGTGCGACTGGCTGGCTTGCTGGCGGCGGTTGGTTCGCGCGAAGCGGTCACTCACCTTGGATTGCACGGCAGTCGGGATGATTTTCATGCCAGCATTCCACTGCAACCCGTCAAGGAATCGGCGATTATTATCTATCAACGTGATGGTCAGCCGTTGGATGTGGCTGCCGGCGGACCGTTTCGTTTTTTTATTCCAAATCATTCCGCTTGTCACACGAGCGAGATTGACGAATGTGCCAACGTCAAATTCCTTGACCGAATCGAACTCACCGTCGGTAAGGGTTACGATAACCGTCCTCAAGATGATGAAGAACATGCGAAGTTGCATGAACAGGAAGAATGA
- a CDS encoding organic solvent tolerance protein OstA yields MLRHSRFSLLLIGSWLTATASAQLPIELPQLNLPSVLRGDPKSEAIPQGNPSPVAGPAQQRIRVFPRSSVRWQARWFPSDDGLERIGVIDSGVNIIIDNVQQLDTVDISTDRLVIWTPANSLPDLQGGDTQTENVPLELYLEGNIVFRQGDRVIYADRMYYNVQEERGVVLNSELLTPIPGYKGLIRLKAEVLQQVDKYNFQGFNGALTTSRLGVPGYWLQSGRFTFQDAPGPIGPSVVNSSLFDEVEPVGEKRISSRNNLVYLGGQPIFYWPFLAGDLDRPSFYLEALAIRNDQVFGTQVETDINLFQLFGIRRAPAGTTWTGSLDYLSKRGFGLGTNVQYDRNRFLRHDGHTYGFFDAWGIHDRGFDNLGKGRRMVPLETENRGRVLARHRHELHHNLQFTLELGYISDRNFLEQYYEEEWDDEKDQSTRIGLRKRVENHSWAIWSEARLNDFFTQTEWLPRFDQYLIGQPVLGNNFTWTSHTNVGYPKLQTAVPPQNLADQMKFDPLAWEFEREGLRAASRNELSMPLAVGPMKIVPYVLGEAAYWKEDLAGNEANRLFGQIGIRSSVPFWRVNPNIRSTLFNLNGLAHKIILEGDFFWADANLNLDKLPLYDELDDDSIEFFRRRFFFDTFGGVAGGDVPFEFDERSYALRSGLQRSVTSPSTEVADDLMIFEVNARQRWQTKRGLPGSQRVIDYITLNVGGFFYPKADRDNFGASVGLVNYDFIWNLGDRVSVVSDGQFDFFSDGLQTASIKGVVSRPGKVNYVGGVRGVRGPFESTVIFGSTNYRLSQKWIVNYGSSFDLGNTGNIGQRGQIVRVGESFLVGMGFNYDRSRDNFGVGFTIEPRFLPGQLSRIGGIQIPPVGVEGLE; encoded by the coding sequence ATGCTGCGCCACTCCAGATTCAGCCTGCTGCTAATCGGATCATGGTTGACGGCAACTGCGAGCGCCCAACTTCCCATTGAGTTACCGCAGCTTAATCTACCGAGCGTATTGCGAGGAGATCCTAAATCGGAAGCCATTCCACAAGGCAATCCGAGTCCAGTCGCGGGACCGGCTCAACAAAGAATTCGAGTGTTCCCCCGCAGCAGTGTGAGATGGCAGGCACGTTGGTTCCCGAGTGATGACGGCTTGGAACGGATTGGTGTGATTGATTCAGGCGTTAACATCATCATCGACAACGTCCAACAACTGGATACCGTGGACATCTCCACTGACCGTCTGGTGATCTGGACTCCCGCCAACTCACTACCCGACCTCCAAGGCGGTGACACGCAAACCGAAAACGTCCCCTTGGAGCTTTATCTCGAAGGAAACATTGTCTTTCGCCAGGGCGATCGCGTGATCTATGCAGATCGCATGTATTACAACGTCCAGGAAGAACGTGGCGTCGTCTTGAACAGCGAACTGCTTACTCCAATTCCTGGATACAAGGGATTGATTCGGCTGAAGGCTGAGGTCTTACAACAGGTCGACAAATACAATTTCCAAGGTTTCAACGGTGCTTTAACAACGAGTCGTCTCGGCGTGCCCGGCTATTGGTTACAGTCAGGACGTTTCACATTCCAAGACGCTCCAGGACCGATTGGTCCATCGGTCGTGAACTCGAGTCTATTTGACGAGGTAGAACCTGTCGGCGAAAAGCGCATCAGCTCGCGAAACAACTTAGTCTATCTTGGCGGCCAGCCAATCTTCTACTGGCCATTTCTAGCGGGCGATCTCGATCGCCCCTCCTTCTATCTCGAAGCTCTGGCAATTCGCAACGATCAAGTCTTTGGCACTCAGGTTGAAACCGACATTAATCTCTTTCAATTGTTCGGCATTCGGCGAGCTCCCGCGGGGACCACATGGACAGGTTCGCTCGATTATTTGAGCAAACGAGGTTTTGGACTGGGAACCAATGTCCAATACGATCGCAATCGATTTCTACGACATGACGGTCACACCTATGGTTTCTTCGATGCCTGGGGCATTCACGACAGGGGATTCGACAATCTTGGTAAAGGTCGTCGCATGGTTCCCTTGGAAACAGAGAACCGAGGTCGCGTCTTGGCTCGTCACCGGCATGAGCTACATCACAATCTCCAGTTCACACTCGAACTGGGTTACATCAGCGACCGCAACTTCTTGGAACAATACTACGAAGAGGAATGGGACGACGAAAAAGATCAATCGACAAGAATCGGGCTTCGCAAGCGAGTTGAGAACCACTCTTGGGCGATTTGGTCGGAAGCACGTCTCAATGACTTCTTCACTCAGACGGAGTGGCTCCCCCGGTTTGACCAGTATTTGATCGGCCAGCCAGTTCTCGGTAACAACTTTACTTGGACAAGTCACACGAATGTCGGCTATCCCAAGCTTCAGACAGCCGTCCCACCCCAGAACCTCGCCGACCAGATGAAGTTTGACCCACTGGCCTGGGAATTCGAGCGTGAGGGACTTCGGGCAGCGAGCCGCAATGAGTTGTCGATGCCATTGGCCGTCGGACCGATGAAGATCGTCCCTTACGTCTTGGGAGAAGCCGCTTACTGGAAGGAAGATTTAGCAGGCAACGAAGCGAATCGACTTTTTGGTCAAATCGGAATTCGCTCGAGCGTACCGTTCTGGCGCGTGAATCCGAACATTCGCAGCACGCTATTCAACCTAAACGGTTTAGCACACAAGATCATTTTAGAAGGCGATTTCTTCTGGGCTGACGCGAATCTCAACCTCGACAAACTACCGCTGTACGACGAGCTGGATGACGATTCGATCGAGTTTTTCCGCCGTCGGTTCTTCTTCGATACGTTCGGTGGTGTGGCGGGTGGCGACGTACCATTCGAGTTCGACGAACGGTCTTATGCTCTTCGCTCCGGTTTGCAGAGATCGGTCACTTCCCCGAGTACTGAAGTCGCGGATGACTTGATGATCTTTGAAGTCAACGCGAGACAACGTTGGCAAACGAAACGCGGTCTGCCTGGCAGCCAACGAGTGATCGACTACATCACACTCAACGTGGGAGGCTTCTTCTATCCGAAGGCCGACCGCGACAACTTTGGTGCGTCTGTAGGACTCGTCAACTATGACTTTATTTGGAACCTTGGCGATCGCGTTAGTGTTGTGTCTGACGGTCAATTCGATTTCTTTTCAGATGGCTTGCAAACCGCTTCGATCAAGGGAGTTGTCAGTCGTCCCGGCAAAGTCAACTATGTGGGCGGCGTCCGAGGAGTGCGAGGGCCTTTTGAAAGCACCGTGATTTTCGGCTCGACCAATTACCGGCTCAGTCAAAAATGGATTGTGAACTACGGAAGCTCCTTCGATCTAGGAAACACTGGAAACATTGGACAGCGTGGACAGATCGTTCGTGTCGGAGAATCGTTCTTGGTTGGAATGGGCTTCAACTATGACCGCAGTCGAGACAACTTTGGTGTAGGCTTCACAATTGAACCGCGCTTCCTGCCTGGTCAATTGAGTCGTATCGGCGGCATCCAAATCCCCCCCGTGGGAGTCGAAGGACTAGAATAG
- a CDS encoding TIM barrel protein, giving the protein MIVSASTDCFQDMPLQDVYEKLTDLEFTSLELVIRDGSIHLTPQQVLEDEEKAIGLCRDTHRLGISGYTVEIGSSGNEHYDQFAACCRLAKATKVASITVPSAELGTPFNEEVEHLRRLVDIATMESAVVSIRSQIGRLSEDPDTVVVLCDNVKGLGVTLDPSHYICQPTGSRNYDKLFKYTYNVHLRDTSKDELQVRVGQGEIDYGKLLNMLRRVRYDRGLCIEMKPFEDIEHTAELRKLRLLMESLL; this is encoded by the coding sequence GTGATCGTTTCGGCATCAACGGATTGTTTTCAAGATATGCCCCTGCAGGATGTTTATGAGAAACTTACCGACTTGGAATTTACGAGCCTTGAGCTCGTGATTCGAGACGGTTCGATACATCTCACGCCTCAACAAGTCTTGGAGGACGAAGAAAAAGCGATCGGGTTGTGCCGTGATACCCATCGGCTGGGAATATCAGGATATACCGTCGAAATTGGTTCGAGCGGCAACGAACATTACGACCAATTCGCAGCCTGTTGTCGTTTGGCTAAAGCGACCAAAGTGGCCTCGATTACCGTCCCCTCGGCAGAACTCGGCACGCCCTTCAATGAAGAGGTCGAACATCTGCGCCGATTGGTCGATATCGCCACAATGGAAAGTGCAGTCGTCAGCATCCGCAGCCAAATCGGTCGGCTTTCGGAAGATCCCGACACGGTCGTCGTTTTGTGTGACAATGTCAAAGGTCTAGGCGTCACTCTCGATCCTAGCCATTACATCTGCCAACCCACCGGCTCCCGCAACTACGACAAATTGTTCAAATACACCTATAATGTGCACCTGCGCGACACGAGCAAAGATGAATTACAAGTCCGCGTCGGCCAGGGTGAAATCGACTATGGCAAACTGCTCAATATGCTACGTCGTGTCCGCTATGATCGCGGTTTATGCATTGAAATGAAGCCCTTTGAAGATATCGAGCACACGGCCGAGCTGCGAAAACTAAGACTACTCATGGAAAGTCTCCTCTAA
- a CDS encoding DNA topoisomerase IV subunit A yields the protein MAKRKVVRKKSATAEPKKKSTGDKVTKSDRETLESLAGLANSVVRAADRRRDLHIDIPSRTLSNVKYSPRKRIIEMGTNTNRRQLFNLSQAKAYMQTMLVGSGCKRLIEQGKTTSIRGLFYLLKHTIEGTKEETFGDQSECDPIIEDVEVLLDSLREELHLYASNRGTIVGPITLVDSGDTIDCSRMGSGGYSIPSIVEPETMQFLKCDAKFVLHVEKDTVWRRFNEDKFWRKYNCLLTHGQGQPPRGVRRLLYRLNNELKLPVYCLLDNDPWGYYIYSVLKQGSINLAFESRRMAIPEAKFLGLRSIDFERCDLSESVRIMMNDNDRKRAQQIANYPWFEKKREWQNEIKKMIKNDFKLEVEALISKDISYVTEVYVPERLKKKDWLD from the coding sequence ATGGCAAAACGTAAGGTCGTCCGAAAAAAATCCGCCACCGCCGAGCCGAAGAAAAAGTCGACTGGCGATAAGGTCACCAAAAGCGACCGAGAAACGCTCGAGTCATTGGCCGGCTTGGCAAATAGTGTGGTACGTGCCGCCGACCGACGCCGTGATCTGCATATCGATATTCCGTCACGCACCCTGTCAAATGTGAAATACAGTCCCCGGAAACGCATTATTGAGATGGGGACCAATACGAACCGACGACAACTGTTTAATCTGTCTCAGGCAAAAGCCTACATGCAAACGATGTTGGTCGGTAGCGGCTGTAAACGATTGATTGAGCAAGGAAAGACCACCAGCATTCGTGGACTCTTCTATCTCTTGAAACATACCATCGAGGGCACCAAGGAGGAGACCTTCGGAGATCAGTCCGAATGCGATCCCATCATTGAAGATGTAGAAGTACTGCTGGATAGCCTGCGCGAAGAACTGCATCTTTATGCCTCCAATCGTGGTACGATCGTGGGGCCGATCACGTTGGTCGACAGTGGCGATACGATCGATTGCTCAAGAATGGGGTCCGGGGGGTACAGCATCCCGTCAATCGTCGAACCAGAAACGATGCAATTTCTGAAGTGCGATGCCAAATTCGTATTGCATGTCGAAAAAGATACTGTTTGGCGAAGATTCAACGAAGATAAATTCTGGAGGAAATACAACTGTCTGCTCACGCACGGGCAAGGACAACCTCCCCGCGGTGTTCGGAGACTTCTCTATCGGTTGAACAACGAACTCAAACTGCCTGTTTATTGCTTGCTCGATAATGATCCGTGGGGGTACTACATCTACAGCGTGCTCAAACAAGGGTCAATCAATCTCGCGTTTGAGTCGCGTCGAATGGCGATCCCAGAAGCGAAATTTCTCGGGCTGCGAAGTATCGATTTCGAACGTTGCGACCTTTCTGAGAGCGTCAGGATTATGATGAACGACAATGATCGAAAACGGGCCCAACAGATTGCCAACTATCCGTGGTTCGAAAAGAAGCGTGAATGGCAAAACGAAATCAAGAAAATGATCAAGAATGACTTTAAGCTTGAAGTCGAAGCGTTGATCAGCAAAGACATCAGTTACGTTACCGAAGTCTACGTGCCGGAACGGCTCAAGAAAAAAGATTGGCTCGATTGA
- a CDS encoding galactose mutarotase, producing the protein MQITQDKFGKTTDGTEVQRFHCKNDAGLALSLIDYGAIVTSLELPDRTGKSENITLGFDSLDGYLERHPYFGATVGRYCNRIANGSFVLAGKKYGLATNNSPNHLHGGEIGFDRKIWDCEKIATENEIGIRFTRVSPDGEEGYPGNLTVSATYTLTTDNELKIVFSAQTDAATPINLTNHCYWNLAGAGNGAILDHDLQVEADRYLAIDQTMIPTGQIATVQGTPLDFTQTEKIGSRIGQMGGDPGGYDHCYALRSQDGTLKRAARVREAKSGRVMEIYTTQPGIQLYTGNFLDGTAEVGGFHQQEAFCLETQHYPNSPNQADFPSTILEPGERFQQTTVHRFSTE; encoded by the coding sequence ATGCAAATCACCCAAGACAAGTTTGGCAAAACAACCGACGGCACTGAAGTCCAACGCTTTCATTGCAAAAATGATGCTGGCCTGGCTCTAAGCCTGATTGATTATGGTGCGATCGTGACCTCTCTGGAGCTTCCCGACCGCACGGGCAAGTCCGAAAACATTACCCTCGGCTTCGATTCGCTTGATGGCTATTTAGAGCGACATCCCTACTTTGGTGCAACGGTCGGACGTTATTGCAATCGAATCGCAAATGGCAGTTTTGTGCTAGCGGGAAAAAAATACGGGCTGGCGACAAACAATTCACCCAACCATTTACATGGCGGCGAAATCGGCTTTGATCGCAAGATCTGGGATTGCGAGAAGATCGCCACGGAAAACGAGATCGGTATTCGATTCACGCGAGTCAGCCCCGACGGTGAGGAGGGCTATCCGGGCAATCTGACCGTCTCGGCAACCTACACGCTGACCACCGACAATGAACTCAAGATCGTTTTCAGCGCCCAGACGGATGCTGCAACTCCCATCAACCTCACCAATCATTGTTATTGGAATCTTGCCGGAGCAGGCAACGGTGCGATTCTGGACCACGACCTGCAAGTCGAAGCCGATCGATATTTGGCAATCGATCAGACAATGATTCCCACCGGGCAGATCGCGACCGTGCAAGGTACGCCACTTGATTTCACCCAAACCGAAAAAATCGGTTCCCGAATCGGTCAGATGGGAGGCGATCCGGGTGGATATGATCACTGCTACGCGTTGCGTTCTCAAGACGGAACGCTGAAACGTGCGGCTCGTGTCCGAGAAGCCAAATCAGGCCGCGTGATGGAGATCTACACCACACAGCCGGGGATTCAATTGTACACGGGAAATTTCCTGGACGGCACGGCGGAGGTGGGAGGCTTTCACCAACAAGAAGCCTTTTGTTTAGAAACCCAACATTATCCAAACTCACCCAACCAAGCCGACTTTCCTTCCACCATTCTCGAGCCCGGCGAAAGATTCCAACAGACGACAGTGCACCGGTTCTCAACCGAATAA
- a CDS encoding thioesterase family protein, translated as MSDLNDLEGFHAILTIPVLWGDMDAFSHVNSTRYFCWMEASRIAYLELVGMGESMQRKGWGPILAAVNCNYRRQVTYPDTIFVGARVREVGRSSVAIEHRLISEQLGTICAEGESKIVMFDYNSQKSMRVTDEIRAAINAMQSESK; from the coding sequence ATGTCCGATTTAAATGATCTTGAAGGTTTTCACGCCATTCTCACGATTCCCGTGTTATGGGGTGATATGGATGCATTTTCTCACGTCAACAGCACTCGCTACTTCTGTTGGATGGAGGCATCACGGATTGCCTACCTCGAGTTGGTTGGCATGGGAGAATCGATGCAACGCAAGGGGTGGGGCCCTATTCTCGCTGCCGTTAATTGCAACTATCGAAGGCAGGTGACCTATCCCGATACTATTTTTGTCGGCGCTCGTGTTCGAGAAGTAGGGCGATCGAGCGTCGCAATCGAGCATCGGCTCATTAGCGAGCAGCTTGGCACGATCTGTGCGGAAGGTGAATCCAAAATTGTGATGTTCGACTACAATAGCCAAAAGTCGATGCGTGTCACGGATGAAATTCGAGCGGCAATTAATGCGATGCAATCAGAAAGTAAATGA
- a CDS encoding MMPL family transporter yields MKNILFVDYWLRYRYPLLALALVLSLGAHFASQQLYFDRSIENMFPVDSPLLAAYGKLERTFGGNEIVLAVYEDEALFEPAAEGIRRLSSIRKRLEAVDGVKAVLSIDQPLPGDLILADNELSRRTRDLFAGYTHSEDGRTVSLVCMLEPENETEFLRRNTIDQLRQVMRSLPAPLRAGQLTGEPVLLVDGFRFVEKDGQRLGRWSGVLLGLTIVICFRSLRWVLIPIAVVQLSLTFTQGLLALMQIQLSMVSSMLTAVVMVVGVATMVHVIVRFRESRDLGLSNYQSLRRTTLLLAVPVTWACTTDAVGFLSLTVSTVGPVQDFGIMMAIGSLMVLLSVFLILPGAALLGRFDADPRQPWGGDGLSAGLQQTLQFVAQRPYRCLTGGVVVAAIALWGIGYLDVETDFTRNFRSNSEIASAYNFVEERLGGAGVCDIVIPAPDRLTWDFLQQVKTLEAKLSEGSGSEAISKTFSLADAVFELSPLDLSRQPQALRNGMTQTGLAAMRGWMPVFYDAMYAQDPDSSQKYFRVMLRVKERQSSAQKQQLIDQIGDISHEQFPDSEVTGYFVLLTNLIDSVLRDQWRTFFAAVVGIGVVMCLALRDLRLALIALIPNAFPILMVLGGMGWASRLFWPELKINMGTAMIAAVSMGLSIDSSIHYMFAFQRARREGASVKASLEQVQQSVGKAMVLSTVALIVGFTVLSTSEFIPTVYFGALVSLSMCGGLAGNLIVLPAMLEVIPLKDPSVTPSMDSDC; encoded by the coding sequence GTGAAGAACATCCTGTTTGTCGATTATTGGCTTCGCTACCGCTATCCGCTCCTGGCGTTAGCGTTGGTCCTGTCGTTGGGAGCCCATTTTGCCTCCCAGCAGCTCTATTTTGACCGTTCCATCGAGAATATGTTTCCTGTCGACAGCCCGCTCCTGGCGGCTTATGGAAAGCTGGAACGGACGTTTGGTGGCAATGAAATCGTGCTTGCTGTCTATGAAGACGAGGCACTTTTCGAACCCGCTGCCGAGGGAATTCGACGATTATCTTCCATTCGTAAGCGGCTAGAAGCTGTCGATGGTGTCAAGGCGGTGCTGTCAATCGACCAGCCTTTGCCCGGCGATTTAATTTTGGCTGACAACGAGCTTTCTAGGCGGACTCGTGATCTTTTTGCAGGTTACACGCACAGTGAAGACGGTCGCACCGTCTCCCTTGTTTGCATGTTGGAGCCAGAAAACGAAACCGAATTCTTACGGCGGAACACAATCGATCAACTCCGCCAAGTCATGCGATCCTTGCCCGCGCCCTTGCGAGCTGGCCAATTGACAGGAGAGCCGGTTTTACTGGTGGATGGATTTCGGTTTGTCGAAAAGGACGGTCAGCGACTCGGTCGTTGGTCAGGAGTACTGCTTGGATTAACGATTGTGATTTGCTTTCGTAGTTTGCGTTGGGTTTTGATTCCGATTGCTGTGGTCCAGTTATCGTTGACGTTCACTCAAGGCTTGTTGGCTCTCATGCAGATTCAGCTCAGCATGGTGAGTTCGATGCTTACAGCGGTTGTGATGGTAGTGGGTGTGGCCACCATGGTGCATGTGATCGTGCGTTTTCGTGAGTCACGAGATTTGGGCCTGTCAAACTATCAGAGTCTTCGCCGCACGACTTTACTGTTGGCAGTTCCTGTGACTTGGGCTTGCACTACGGACGCGGTTGGATTTCTGTCGTTGACGGTTTCGACCGTCGGGCCAGTGCAAGATTTTGGCATCATGATGGCAATTGGATCATTGATGGTTTTATTGAGTGTTTTTCTGATCTTGCCTGGGGCTGCTTTGTTGGGACGCTTTGATGCGGATCCGCGTCAGCCGTGGGGAGGAGACGGCTTATCCGCAGGGCTGCAGCAAACGTTGCAATTCGTCGCTCAACGCCCGTATCGCTGTTTAACTGGCGGAGTCGTCGTGGCGGCAATCGCGTTATGGGGCATTGGTTATCTGGATGTCGAGACCGATTTCACCCGCAACTTTCGTTCTAATAGCGAAATCGCCTCTGCCTACAATTTTGTCGAAGAGCGACTTGGCGGTGCCGGTGTGTGTGACATTGTAATTCCTGCTCCCGATCGGTTGACTTGGGATTTCTTGCAGCAAGTCAAAACGCTGGAAGCAAAATTGAGTGAAGGGTCGGGTTCTGAAGCGATCAGCAAGACTTTTAGCCTGGCAGACGCGGTATTTGAGTTGTCACCCCTTGATCTTTCGAGGCAGCCCCAAGCGTTGCGTAATGGAATGACCCAAACCGGTTTGGCTGCCATGCGAGGTTGGATGCCTGTGTTTTATGATGCGATGTATGCCCAGGATCCGGATTCCAGTCAAAAATACTTTCGCGTGATGTTGCGTGTGAAAGAGCGGCAGTCATCGGCACAAAAGCAGCAATTGATTGACCAAATCGGAGACATCAGCCATGAACAGTTTCCTGACTCGGAGGTCACCGGATACTTTGTGTTGCTCACGAATCTGATCGACAGCGTACTTCGAGATCAGTGGCGGACTTTCTTTGCGGCGGTGGTCGGGATTGGAGTGGTTATGTGCTTGGCCTTGCGTGACCTGCGTCTGGCGTTGATCGCCTTAATTCCCAATGCGTTTCCAATCTTAATGGTATTGGGCGGGATGGGGTGGGCAAGTCGTCTGTTTTGGCCAGAATTGAAAATCAATATGGGGACAGCAATGATTGCAGCCGTGTCGATGGGGCTCTCGATCGATAGTTCGATCCATTACATGTTTGCGTTCCAGCGAGCTCGTCGTGAGGGGGCGTCGGTCAAGGCGTCTTTGGAGCAGGTTCAGCAAAGTGTCGGCAAAGCGATGGTGTTGTCAACGGTTGCGCTCATCGTTGGGTTTACCGTATTGTCGACAAGTGAATTCATTCCCACGGTCTATTTCGGTGCTTTGGTGAGTTTGTCGATGTGCGGTGGATTGGCTGGAAACCTCATCGTCCTACCGGCCATGTTGGAAGTGATACCGTTGAAAGACCCATCCGTGACTCCGTCAATGGATAGCGATTGTTGA
- a CDS encoding diacylglycerol kinase, which yields MNQAKRNSSWSHKFLCAFRGLRIGSQGQSSFFVHLPMACFVLAAAAQLRVTTIEWCVLVLCITIVIAAELINGALETIARAITLEHNSHIRDALDIGSAAVLVAALGSVVVGGLILGLRFAIYMGWSSLSTI from the coding sequence ATGAACCAAGCTAAAAGAAACTCAAGCTGGTCCCACAAATTTCTCTGCGCCTTCCGCGGCTTGCGAATTGGTAGTCAAGGACAATCAAGCTTTTTCGTGCATTTGCCGATGGCCTGCTTTGTCCTCGCAGCTGCGGCCCAACTGCGAGTCACCACGATCGAATGGTGCGTATTGGTGCTTTGCATCACAATTGTGATTGCTGCTGAACTGATCAACGGAGCTCTCGAAACAATCGCACGAGCGATCACGTTAGAACACAACTCTCATATCCGAGATGCCTTGGACATCGGTTCTGCAGCGGTTTTGGTCGCGGCGTTGGGATCCGTCGTCGTGGGCGGCCTGATTCTCGGGCTGCGGTTTGCCATCTACATGGGCTGGTCATCACTCTCGACGATCTAG